The [Pantoea] beijingensis genomic sequence GAGGCTTTGTCTGGGATTGGGTCGATCAAAGTCTGACAAAATATGATGAGCATGCTCATCCCTGGCAGGCTTACGGCGGTGATTTTGGCGATGTACCCAACGATCGGCAGTTTTGCATGAATGGTTTAGTCTTTGCCGATCGATCCCCCCATCCTTCCCTCTACGAGGCGCAGCACGCACAGCAATTTTTCCAGTTTAGCCATGCTCAATCCAATCCATTGGCCTTTAGCATCACCAGCGAATACCTTTTTCGTACCACGGATAACGAACTGCTGCTCTGGCGTATTGAACAGGATGGCATCGTCGTTGATCATGGTGAGATCACGCTGTCGCTTGCCCCACAGGGGACGCAATTTATTGAATTACGGCCGCAGCCTACACGCAGGGGGGAAATTTGGCTCAATCTGCAGGTGGTACAACCTCGGGCTACAGCATGGTCACCGGCACGTCATTGCGTCGCCTGGGAGCAGTGGCGACTGCCAGCGCAGTGGATGCCACCAGCACAAGAATACACTCTTAGCCCGCCGACACTCTCTACCGAGGGAGAAATGTTCATCGTCAAGGCAGGCGCTAGCTGCTGGCATTTCTCACGCGGGGAAGGAGAACTCGTGCAGTGGTTAACGCAAGGTCGCCCTACGCTACTCTCCCCGCTACAGGATCTTTTCGTACGCGCACCATTGGACAATGATATTGGCATCAGCGAAGCCACGCAGATTGATCCGGATGCCTGGGTCGAGCGCTGGAAACACGCGGGTTATTATGCGCTAATCCGGAAAATGCAGTGGATTAAGGCCGATATGTGGCGTGATTCAGTCATCATTGAAACCCAACATGCTTATGTGCATCAGGAGCAGATACCCTTCCTCTGCCACAAACGCTTTATCATCAATGCACAGGGTGAGCTAACGATTGATGTAAAGGTGCAGATCGCCGCTGGCGTGCCCGCGCCTGCACGTATCGGTCTGCGCTGCCAACTGGTGGATGTGCCTGAGACGATCACTTGGTTGGGGCTCGGACCGCATGAAAATTACCCGGATCGCTGCGGCGCTGCGCAATTTTCCCGTTGGACGCTGCCGCTAGCCGCGTTGCATACACCGTATGTTTTCCCCTGTGAAAACGGCCTACGTGGCGGTACACAGCAGTTGACACTGGGAGCGTTACGGCTTAGCGGTCATTTTCATTTCTCAGTGGGACGCTACAGCATGGAACAACTGCAGAATACCTCGCACCGCCACTTGCTACATGATGAAGAGGGCTGCTGGCTGATCGTGGATGGCTTTCATATGGGAATTGGTGGAGATGACTCCTGGAGCCCAAGCGTCAGCCCGGCATTCCAGCTTGATCAGCGAGAATATGCTTATCGCTTCACCATGACACAATATTAATCACGACCGGGCGGAGATCTTCTGTCCGTCATACCGGTTTTCCCTTTACCGTAAAATCGCATAAGCTGCAAAGTATTCACTAATACCACGATCGCAGTGCCAATAAATACCCAACGGAACCCCCCAAATGCTGAAATACTGGCCCCCATTAAAGGGCCAACAACGTTGCCAAGATACATAAAAGACTGGTTATAACCGAAAATACGTCCGGTGATACGATCGCTGGAATAACGCAACAGCAGCGTTTGTACCGCCGGCATCATCGCGCCATCGGCAAACCCCAATAAAAAGCGCAGAACACCCAGTTGAGTGGCGCTCGTCACGAAGGACATGCTGATAAATAACGCGATGGCGGTGATAAGCGTAGCAATTAGTATCCGTTCAGCACCAATGCGATCGCCCAATTTGCCCAATCGTGGAGCAGAAAATAATGCAGAAACACCGGGAATTGCCGCAATAAACCCGCTGATAAAAGCGATATTATGTGCCTCCGGTTCCAACTGACGCACAAACAGTGTCAATATCGGGCTGATAGAGGCGTTGCTAAGTTGGATCACCAGCGTGGTAAAAAACAAGGCTATAACTAATTTTGGATGCGTTAATAGCTGAAATACTGCTTTGCCGCTCAGTTTATCTTTTTGCTCAACCGGGCGATGACCGGTCTCTTTGATCAGGAATAGCGTAATAAGAAAGCTAATCAGCAGTAGTGCAGAGGTAATCAGAAAGACCGCACGTAATCCCACCCAATCTGCCAGTAATCCTCCCAGCATCGGACCGATAATTACGCCGGATATTTGACCGGTAGCAACGGTACTCAACGCCCAACCGCTGCGATCTCGCGGTACCTGAGACGCGACCAGCGCCATAGCATTAGGTATATAGCCTGATGTCAGCCCCATCAAGGCGCGTAGCAAGAATAACTGCCATACATTCGTGACAAATGCCTGCATCAGAATCACCGCCCCCATACCAAAAGAGGCTCTTAACAGCATGAGCTTGCGCCCTTTACGATCGGCCAGGCTCCCCCACATCGGCGAGACAATTGCTGAAATCAAAAATGTGACGCTGAATGTTAATCCGGACCACAACGTCAATGCACTATGCGATTGCACACCGAGTTGCTGTATATAGAGAGGAAGAAACGGGAGGATCTGGCTAATCGCCATGCCGGTAAAGAAACAGCCAAACCAGACCGAGATAAGGTTAACCTTCCAGGATTCCATGGCGCAGATGCGTGGCCTCACAACAGGATGACGGCAGGCTAGTTTATACGCAAATGCGTTACAGTTGCAGCACAGAGAGGAGGCGGGCTCAATAAAAATGTAATAAGACGCAAATTACCGGCAAAAATGCCACCACGGCGGCGCTGCTGGAGAGACGGCCAGTACCGCAACATTCAGCATTCAACCGAATTATCGCACTAAAAATGCAAAAACCCGCACGAGGCGGGTTTTTAGCGGTTCACAACCTGATGCCAGGCATCAGGTTGTGAGAATATCGCTTAGATCGCAGTAACGTTAGCTGCTGCCGGGCCTTTCTGGCCATTCTCGATAGAGAATTCAACTTTCTGACCTTCTTCCAGAGTTTTAAAACCCTGGTTCTGGATTGCAGAGAAGTGTACGAACACATCTTTGCTGCCATCAGTTGGAGAAATAAAACCGAAGCCTTTCTCAGCGTTGAACCATTTTACTAAACCAGTCATTTTGTTAGACATTTGTCTATCCTTCATACAATTACAAGCCACACAGGGCGAAATGGTTTGTCCACAGAATTTATGAGGCACTCAGGAAGGAGTCACGAAGAAGAGATATCTAAGATAACGCTTGAACTGAAGACTGCTTTACTAAAACTGCTCGCATATTCGGCTCTGCTTAACAAACCGACGTAGCATTTACGCATAGCGAGAAATCAGATGCAAGATTTATTTATCATAAATGGCGGTGATTAAGACAAAGTCTACGATATCAGGCTACAGTAGCCGTTGATTATCCTCTGTCAGTTATAGTTGACTGGCGTACGCGAACGGCAGGTAGGCGGTTTCTTATGGCGAAAACCCAGCCGCCTAAACAAAGGAAGCAGATATGATGGAGCTTTTTCAGGCAATCGGCCTGGGGTTAGTGGTGCTGTTACCGTTGGCTAACCCGCTGACCACGGTGGCACTGTTTTTGGGCCTCGCTGGCGATATGAATTTTAGCGAACGCAACAAACAGTCGCGGGACGCCGCATTTTATGTGTTTATGATTATGATAGTCGCCTGGTATGCAGGTAGCGCGGTCATGAACACGTTTGGTATTTCTATCCCCGGTCTACGTATCGCTGGCGGATTGATCGTCGCCTTTATCGGTTTTCGCATGCTGTTTCCGCAAAGGCCGGCAGGCCATTCAGTGGAAGCTTCACATAAACAAGACGAATTAAGCGAACATAAAGCCGTTAATATCGCGTTTGTGCCGCTGGCGATGCCCAGCACCGCCGGTCCAGGCACCATCGCTATGATTATCAGTTCGGCCTCAACCGTACAACATAGTCTGGAATTCTCTCCCTGGGTGATTGCCGTCGCACCGCCACTCACATTTTTAGTCGTCAGTATAATCCTGTGGATTTCTCTGCGTAGTTCCGGCGCCATTATGCGCATTGTTGGCAAAGGCGGAATTGAGGCTATTTCACGTTTAATGGGTTTTTTGCTGGTCTGTATGGGCGTTCAGTTCATTATTAATGGCGTTCTGGAAGTCATAACCACCTTCCACCCCAGCTAAGCAGTGCGATATTCGCGGAAGATTTATCCGCAAAAAAATCCCGCACACGGCGGGAAATAATCAAGACAAAAACAGCCTATTTTGAGGGTGACGCATAACACACATTTGTGCCGGATTAACCTGCCATTTGCATATTGCAGCCGCATGACGTTTTTGTGCTGTTTTCACGGCGAGCGTTGATTCTCTACAGACGTCGGTAAGGCTTATTCAACAAAAGTTTACACAGACAGCCATTGATAAAACGCTTTAGCCCGTTAAGATATGCAGACTTTTTATTCTGAGGCTGAAATGGAAAAACGGCGGCGTATCGCAAAATGGTTTCTGACTCTCGCCTGTCTGGTCATACTGGTTTGTATGGCTCAGCGCGTGGCAAGCCTGCACGCATTGCAGATGAAACTAAGTGAAAACGCAACGTTAGCTGCGGATAAAAGTGACAACAGCGGCGCGCCGGTCACGCCGTGCGAGCTTAGCGCCAAATCACTGCTGGCTGCAGCCCCGCTGATATTTGAAACGGCATTCTTCGGCCTCGGCTTACTGCTTGCCGTTCTGGCGCTAATCCGCGCCATCCCACTTCATTTCCCCCCAACGCATGAATTCTCATCACCGGTTCTGCGTATCCATCTGAGAAACTGCGTCTTCCGCGAATGATTTAGCACCTGACACGGTTCTAAAAAAATCATTAACGGAGAAAAAAATGTTTATGCTTATCAGGAGCTTTGTCCTCCTGCTGCTTTTCTGGCTGCCTGTTGTTCAGGCCGCAGATAGCGGCTGGTTGCAAAACCCACAAAATAATCACGCGAAGGTTCGTTTACGCGCCGACACGTCCCATACCGACCAAACGCGTGTACTGCTGGATGTCGAACTGCAAAAAGGTTGGAAAACCTACTGGCGGTCGCCTGGCGAAGGCGGAATTGCGCCAGAAATCCAGTGGCAAGGAAACCTGCCGCCCGCCAAATGGTTCTGGCCAACGCCACAGCGCTTTGACGTTTCAGGGAGCTCCACACAGGGATATCACGATCGCGTCTCTTTACCTATTACGCTGCCAGCACAGTCACTAAGCCAGCTTGCCGGGACGTTGACGCTCTCAACGTGCAGCAATGTCTGTATCCTGACAGATTATCCGTTCAGTCTTGATTTGAGCCAGCCCAAAGAGGCACAGTTCGAACATGATTTTGCGCAGGCGATAGGACAGGTTCCTATTAGCAGCGGATTAACCGATAGCCTTCAGGCCGGATACCATCAGGGCGAACTGCAGATCCATGCCGAGCGCAATGCCGGCTGGAAAACACCTGAGCTCTTTTTTGACGCGCTCTCCGGGGCCAGCCTGGGTAAACCAGCTGTCACAATTCACGGGACACAATTAGAAGTTCGCGTGCCTGTGACTGACGAATGGGGCGAAGCTGCACCGGACCTGCGTAATAAAGCGCTGTCTCTGGTGATAACCGATGGCGGACTGGCGCAGCAGAGTACGCTGACAGTCGGTGCGCCTCTGCCTTTCAGCGCTTCAGCCCCTCCGCTCTGGCAGGTCGTACTGATGGCGGTGCTCGGCGGATTTATTCTTAACCTCATGCCCTGTGTGCTTCCGGTATTAGGTATGAAACTCAGCACGATTGTCACGGTAGAACAGCGCAATCGCCGTCAGGTTCGCCTGCAATTTCTTGCCTCAACATTCGGGATCATCGTCTCGTTTATGGCACTCGCGCTATTTATGACAGTATTGCGTCTCAGCAATCATGCGCTTGGCTGGGGAATT encodes the following:
- a CDS encoding multidrug efflux MFS transporter, which produces MESWKVNLISVWFGCFFTGMAISQILPFLPLYIQQLGVQSHSALTLWSGLTFSVTFLISAIVSPMWGSLADRKGRKLMLLRASFGMGAVILMQAFVTNVWQLFLLRALMGLTSGYIPNAMALVASQVPRDRSGWALSTVATGQISGVIIGPMLGGLLADWVGLRAVFLITSALLLISFLITLFLIKETGHRPVEQKDKLSGKAVFQLLTHPKLVIALFFTTLVIQLSNASISPILTLFVRQLEPEAHNIAFISGFIAAIPGVSALFSAPRLGKLGDRIGAERILIATLITAIALFISMSFVTSATQLGVLRFLLGFADGAMMPAVQTLLLRYSSDRITGRIFGYNQSFMYLGNVVGPLMGASISAFGGFRWVFIGTAIVVLVNTLQLMRFYGKGKTGMTDRRSPPGRD
- the cspE gene encoding transcription antiterminator/RNA stability regulator CspE, whose translation is MSNKMTGLVKWFNAEKGFGFISPTDGSKDVFVHFSAIQNQGFKTLEEGQKVEFSIENGQKGPAAANVTAI
- a CDS encoding MarC family NAAT transporter, whose protein sequence is MMELFQAIGLGLVVLLPLANPLTTVALFLGLAGDMNFSERNKQSRDAAFYVFMIMIVAWYAGSAVMNTFGISIPGLRIAGGLIVAFIGFRMLFPQRPAGHSVEASHKQDELSEHKAVNIAFVPLAMPSTAGPGTIAMIISSASTVQHSLEFSPWVIAVAPPLTFLVVSIILWISLRSSGAIMRIVGKGGIEAISRLMGFLLVCMGVQFIINGVLEVITTFHPS
- a CDS encoding copper resistance protein, whose translation is MEKRRRIAKWFLTLACLVILVCMAQRVASLHALQMKLSENATLAADKSDNSGAPVTPCELSAKSLLAAAPLIFETAFFGLGLLLAVLALIRAIPLHFPPTHEFSSPVLRIHLRNCVFRE
- a CDS encoding protein-disulfide reductase DsbD family protein → MFMLIRSFVLLLLFWLPVVQAADSGWLQNPQNNHAKVRLRADTSHTDQTRVLLDVELQKGWKTYWRSPGEGGIAPEIQWQGNLPPAKWFWPTPQRFDVSGSSTQGYHDRVSLPITLPAQSLSQLAGTLTLSTCSNVCILTDYPFSLDLSQPKEAQFEHDFAQAIGQVPISSGLTDSLQAGYHQGELQIHAERNAGWKTPELFFDALSGASLGKPAVTIHGTQLEVRVPVTDEWGEAAPDLRNKALSLVITDGGLAQQSTLTVGAPLPFSASAPPLWQVVLMAVLGGFILNLMPCVLPVLGMKLSTIVTVEQRNRRQVRLQFLASTFGIIVSFMALALFMTVLRLSNHALGWGIQFQSPWFISFMVVVTLLFSANLFGLFYLRLPSSLNTRLATHEGKGLSGHFWQGAFATLLATPCSAPFLGTAVAFALAASLPMLWAIFIALGIGMSLPWLLIAARPSLALRLPRPGRWMNALRIVLGLLMLASCFWLLSLLTHHIGTIKTLIVAAAILLLLLLAMVKRCGAKTASLVTAVSLLVAGALFFLHSLTNSLWHPSLQDNIPWQPLSEHAIQQALAENKRVFVDVTADWCVTCKANKLNVLMRDDVQKALRADDVVALRGDWSRPSPEITTFLQRRGSVAVPFNQIYGPGTPNGTALSPLLNRETLLKTLNEAKGIEK